One stretch of Shewanella sp. Arc9-LZ DNA includes these proteins:
- the lysS gene encoding lysine--tRNA ligase: MTEHVQDENKLIAERRAKLDYIRTNCPANAHPNTWQRSHKAAELQAQYGEQTKEALEELAFQTSIAGRVMAKRGPFLVIQDVSGRIQAYAGKPVQGDLKERYQGLDIGDIIGVKGQLHLSGKGDLYVNMEEYQLLTKALRPLPEKFHGLTDQETRYRQRYVDLIVNEDSRNAFIMRSKVVSAIRNFMIKKEFMEVETPMMHVIPGGASARPFVTHHNALDMAMYLRIAPELYLKRLVVGGFERVFEINRNFRNEGLSPRHNPEFTMMEFYMAYADYKDLMDLTEEMLGSIAQELLGSTSMPYGEETVEFGGAYARLSMLEAIQKYNPDNATIQAMTYEQVKDVEFMRDLASSLGIKLEKFWTCGQLLEEIFGETAETKLMQPTFITGYPADISPLARRNDNNDFITDRFEFFIGGREVANGFSELNDAEDQDNRFKAQVDAKDAGDDEAMFYDADYITALEHGLPPTAGQGIGIDRLVMLFTNTHTIRDVILFPAMRPQA; this comes from the coding sequence ATGACTGAACACGTACAAGATGAAAACAAACTGATTGCTGAACGTCGCGCTAAATTAGACTACATCCGCACCAACTGTCCTGCGAATGCTCATCCAAATACATGGCAGCGTAGTCATAAAGCGGCTGAGTTACAGGCTCAATATGGCGAGCAAACCAAAGAAGCGCTAGAAGAGTTAGCTTTTCAAACCAGTATTGCTGGCCGTGTTATGGCCAAGCGTGGTCCGTTTTTAGTAATTCAAGACGTGTCTGGCCGTATTCAAGCTTATGCTGGTAAGCCAGTACAAGGCGACTTGAAAGAGCGTTATCAAGGTTTAGACATCGGTGACATTATCGGTGTTAAAGGTCAGCTGCATTTATCTGGCAAAGGCGACTTGTACGTTAATATGGAAGAATACCAGTTACTGACCAAAGCATTGCGTCCATTACCTGAAAAATTCCATGGTTTAACAGACCAAGAAACGCGTTATCGTCAGCGTTACGTTGATTTGATCGTTAACGAAGATTCGCGCAATGCCTTTATTATGCGTTCTAAAGTGGTTTCTGCTATTCGTAACTTCATGATCAAAAAAGAGTTCATGGAAGTTGAAACCCCAATGATGCACGTTATTCCTGGTGGCGCTTCAGCACGTCCATTTGTGACTCATCATAATGCATTAGACATGGCGATGTACTTACGTATCGCGCCAGAGCTATACCTTAAGCGTTTAGTGGTTGGTGGTTTTGAGCGTGTGTTCGAAATTAACCGTAACTTCCGTAACGAAGGTTTGTCACCACGTCATAACCCAGAATTCACCATGATGGAATTCTATATGGCATATGCTGATTACAAAGACCTAATGGACTTAACCGAAGAAATGCTGGGGTCAATTGCTCAAGAATTATTAGGCAGTACTAGCATGCCTTATGGTGAAGAAACTGTTGAGTTTGGTGGCGCTTATGCACGTTTAAGCATGTTAGAAGCGATTCAGAAATATAATCCTGACAATGCGACTATTCAAGCTATGACCTACGAGCAAGTTAAAGACGTAGAGTTTATGCGCGATTTAGCATCGAGCTTAGGCATCAAGCTAGAAAAATTCTGGACTTGTGGTCAGTTACTTGAAGAAATATTCGGTGAAACGGCTGAAACTAAGTTAATGCAACCTACGTTCATTACTGGCTACCCAGCGGATATTTCACCTTTGGCACGTCGTAATGATAACAATGACTTCATTACCGATCGTTTTGAGTTCTTTATCGGTGGCCGCGAAGTGGCTAACGGCTTTAGTGAGCTCAACGATGCTGAAGATCAAGACAACCGCTTTAAAGCGCAAGTTGATGCTAAAGATGCAGGCGATGACGAAGCAATGTTCTATGACGCTGACTACATCACAGCACTAGAGCACGGTTTACCACCAACAGCAGGTCAAGGTATTGGTATCGACCGTTTAGTGATGCTATTCACTAACACGCATACCATTCGCGACGTGATTTTATTCCCAGCGATGCGCCCACAAGCGTAA
- a CDS encoding PaaI family thioesterase — translation MNHYQDCKQSHSQCVVCGDAKQNPLSLQCKFFADGDNQVVGYHKVSPQLQGYNSFLHGGVASALVDAAMTHCLLMQGIKALTAEMTIRFIAPIKVGDAIKIVGRLVSQRLGMYQLEAALFVNNKAFVTASAKFIQPKSGVID, via the coding sequence GTGAACCATTATCAAGATTGTAAACAAAGCCACAGTCAATGTGTTGTCTGTGGCGACGCTAAACAAAATCCATTGTCGTTACAGTGTAAATTTTTTGCTGACGGTGATAACCAAGTGGTTGGTTATCATAAAGTGAGTCCGCAGCTTCAAGGCTACAACAGCTTCTTGCATGGCGGCGTTGCCAGTGCCTTAGTCGATGCGGCGATGACTCATTGTTTGCTGATGCAAGGTATTAAGGCCTTAACCGCCGAAATGACCATCCGCTTTATTGCCCCCATAAAGGTTGGTGATGCCATCAAAATTGTCGGTCGATTGGTGAGCCAACGTTTAGGGATGTACCAATTAGAAGCTGCGCTCTTTGTTAACAATAAAGCTTTCGTGACAGCATCGGCAAAGTTTATCCAACCTAAAAGTGGCGTCATCGACTAG
- a CDS encoding FAD-dependent oxidoreductase codes for MTKIVIIGGVAGGASAAARARRVSETAEIIILERGEFVSFANCGLPYHISGEIESRDALLLQTPESFKSRFNVDVRVHNEVVAIDRQAKQLTVRNLMTNEMYQESYEKLLLSPGASPIKPPISGINNHFVHSLRNIPDMDKILSNLLLHKPKHATVVGGGFIGLEMVEALRHLGLDVTLLELADQVMGPVDLEMANMLHQKLVDNGVDLRLKTGLTAVDEYPIQLAEADNTGDYDKPILPHYHLQLALSDNNTLATDLVILAIGVKPETSLASKCGLVLGPLGGIRVDEGMRTSDADIYAVGDAIETTDFVTGNPTLIPLAGPANRQGRLAADNMLGGDKKYRATQGTAICKLFDMAIASTGLNEKSLLKQNIPFEKIYVHTASHASYYPGAHPISLKLLFCPSSGRILGAQAAGIDGVDKRMDVLAVAQRAGMTVHDLADLELTYAPPFGSARDVVNQAGMVAANVLLGDEAICHSQDLHALTAEQIIVDVRNPGELTAVGSIAGAMNIPLPELRDRLNELPKDKELLVFCQVGLRGHVAYRMLIQHGFKVRNLTGGYKTYQMVNARF; via the coding sequence ATGACCAAAATAGTCATTATTGGTGGTGTTGCTGGTGGTGCATCGGCAGCAGCAAGAGCAAGACGCGTATCTGAAACCGCTGAAATAATCATCCTTGAAAGGGGCGAATTTGTTTCATTTGCCAACTGTGGTTTGCCTTACCATATTAGTGGTGAAATTGAATCCCGAGACGCACTATTACTGCAAACACCCGAAAGCTTTAAGTCGCGTTTTAATGTCGATGTAAGGGTACATAATGAAGTCGTCGCGATTGATAGACAAGCCAAGCAATTAACCGTACGTAACCTTATGACCAATGAAATGTATCAAGAGTCATATGAAAAGCTATTACTCAGCCCTGGTGCATCACCAATCAAACCACCCATTAGCGGCATCAATAACCATTTCGTCCATAGCCTGCGTAATATTCCTGATATGGATAAAATCCTGTCGAATCTTCTACTGCATAAACCTAAACATGCCACGGTAGTAGGCGGTGGGTTTATTGGCTTAGAAATGGTAGAAGCGCTGCGCCACCTTGGGTTAGACGTCACCTTACTCGAACTAGCAGACCAAGTGATGGGGCCTGTTGATCTTGAAATGGCCAATATGCTGCATCAAAAGCTCGTCGATAATGGGGTTGATTTACGCTTAAAAACCGGCTTAACCGCTGTTGATGAATACCCGATACAACTGGCTGAAGCCGATAATACCGGTGATTATGATAAGCCAATATTACCTCACTACCATCTGCAACTAGCATTGAGTGATAACAACACCTTAGCAACCGATTTAGTCATCCTCGCCATTGGTGTTAAACCTGAGACCAGCTTGGCGTCTAAGTGCGGTTTAGTATTAGGCCCACTCGGTGGTATTCGGGTTGACGAAGGCATGCGAACCTCCGATGCAGATATTTATGCTGTGGGCGATGCCATCGAAACTACAGATTTTGTTACTGGTAATCCGACACTCATCCCCCTTGCGGGCCCTGCCAACCGCCAAGGACGATTAGCTGCCGATAACATGCTTGGTGGTGATAAAAAATATCGTGCCACTCAAGGCACAGCTATTTGTAAGTTGTTTGATATGGCCATTGCTTCAACAGGATTAAATGAGAAAAGTTTACTCAAGCAAAATATCCCATTTGAAAAAATCTATGTCCACACAGCAAGCCACGCCAGCTATTATCCTGGGGCTCACCCTATTAGCTTAAAGCTATTGTTCTGCCCTAGTTCAGGCCGTATTTTAGGCGCGCAGGCAGCAGGGATTGACGGCGTTGATAAACGTATGGACGTATTAGCCGTGGCGCAACGCGCTGGTATGACGGTGCATGACTTAGCCGATCTTGAACTCACATACGCGCCTCCATTTGGTTCTGCAAGAGATGTGGTCAATCAAGCAGGTATGGTCGCAGCCAATGTATTATTAGGTGATGAAGCCATATGTCACAGTCAAGATTTACACGCTTTGACCGCAGAACAAATCATTGTCGATGTTCGAAACCCAGGGGAACTCACGGCCGTGGGTTCAATTGCAGGCGCAATGAATATTCCACTGCCAGAGCTTCGAGACCGACTAAACGAACTCCCTAAAGACAAAGAGTTACTGGTATTTTGCCAGGTGGGTTTACGCGGTCATGTCGCTTATCGCATGTTAATCCAGCATGGTTTTAAAGTGCGTAACCTCACTGGTGGTTATAAAACCTACCAAATGGTTAATGCGCGCTTTTAG
- a CDS encoding transcriptional repressor, with the protein MQAVLKESGLKITTQRCKLLEFLTQTDEQHLTVENIYQGLNAQGETISLHTVDRIMAHFEQAGLVVGRLFESKNTVYELSNKPRHDHLICLTCGKLIDFIDPLIELRLGLAAEHHGMSIHHHSLNMYGQCFACQKALNSKSENKKSD; encoded by the coding sequence ATGCAAGCAGTATTGAAAGAATCTGGTCTCAAAATAACCACTCAAAGGTGTAAGTTACTTGAGTTTCTTACTCAAACCGATGAACAGCATTTAACGGTAGAAAATATCTATCAAGGGTTAAATGCACAGGGAGAGACCATTAGCCTTCATACTGTAGACCGAATTATGGCGCATTTTGAACAAGCAGGCCTCGTCGTAGGCCGATTATTTGAATCTAAAAATACTGTTTATGAGCTCAGTAATAAACCACGTCATGATCATCTAATTTGTTTAACCTGTGGCAAGTTAATCGATTTTATCGACCCCTTGATTGAGCTTCGCTTAGGATTAGCGGCAGAACATCACGGCATGAGTATTCACCACCACAGCCTCAATATGTACGGTCAATGCTTTGCTTGCCAAAAAGCACTTAATAGCAAATCAGAAAACAAAAAGTCTGATTGA
- a CDS encoding DUF134 domain-containing protein, which produces MARPKIPRTICGQAANICFKPNGIPMTQLEQVPLAEDEMEALRLVDLLGMQQQEAAKSMNISRQTLANLVKGARHKVVDSLINGKALMTNNIS; this is translated from the coding sequence ATGGCAAGACCTAAAATCCCCCGAACCATATGCGGCCAAGCTGCCAACATCTGTTTTAAGCCCAATGGTATTCCGATGACGCAGTTAGAACAGGTACCACTTGCAGAGGATGAAATGGAGGCTTTACGCTTAGTTGATTTACTGGGGATGCAACAACAAGAAGCAGCTAAATCAATGAATATTTCTCGTCAAACGTTGGCGAACTTGGTTAAAGGAGCTAGGCATAAGGTGGTTGATAGTCTTATTAATGGCAAAGCGTTGATGACAAATAATATCAGCTGA